The Gloeobacter violaceus PCC 7421 DNA window GCTGATGGTGCCGCGCGTGCAACTGGTGAGCATTTCGGCAAACGCCAGCATCCCGGAGGCGCGTTCGATTGCCGCCCAGTCGGGTCACACCCGTCTGCCGGTCTATATCGAGACCATCGACACGATCATCGGCATCTTGCACGCCAAGGATTTGCTCGCCCTCAACCCGCAGCAGGAGGCGACCCTCGCCGTGCGCGAAATCGCCCGACCGGTGCAGTTCGTACCCGACAGCAAGCTCGCAGGCGGTCTGCTGCGGGAGATGCAGTTGCAGCGCACCCATCTGGTGGTGGTGGTGGACGAGTACGGCGGCACGGCGGGGGTGGTCACCCTCGAAGATTTGCTCGAAGAAATCGTGGGCGAAATCCGCGACGAGTACGACGCCGAGGAAGAAACGGAGTACGAGCGACTTGAGGACGGTTCGGGGATCTTTCTGGCGCGCACGAGCATCGCCACGGTCAACAATGTCCTCGACTTCGAACTGCCGCGCGACAGCGCCCTCACCCTGCGCGGTCTGATGGAGGCGGCGTTGGAACGCGCCCCCAAAGAGGGCGAGCGCGTCGAAGTCGACCGCTTCGAACTGGAATTATTGCCCGACGGCCAGCGCATCACCGTGCGCGCCCTGCCGGAACCCGAGCAAGAAGAAGCATAAAAGCCCCGATCGATGCCATCCGAACCGGCCGCCAGACCCGTACACCAACTGCCGCGGAGAGAGGCAACCCGATTGCTGCTCCCGACTCGCAGCAGGGCATTGATTGCGGATGCGGCTCTGTTAAACTGAGCCCGACCCGACGACACCCGCGATTCCGATGCAAAGACTGGACGTGGACGATTTACAGATCATCGGCCGCGAGCAAACGACCGCAATTTTTTGGAAAGCCACTGAACTTTACAACAATCCCGGCGATGCGATTGGCACCTTGAGCTTTGACGCCGCCGCCGGTCCGCTTGCAACCCTGGCCCAGTACCGCAAGGCCGGGTATACGGCCGGGTCGGTTTTCGAATCGCTCGAACCGGGGCAGGTCGTGCAATTGATGGAAGGGTATTTCGTTCTTGACGATGAAGATTTTCCGCTGTCCTGAATTTTGCACCTTCAGGAGGAAGGAGCCGGAGGATGGGGTTTTTACAATGAAGCGTCCACAAGCATTCTACGGATAAGCTATGAGCGACGAAATGCACGCCGATCGCATCGAAGGTATGCCCGAACCGGTCTACAGCGAACTCGACCGCTGCGGCGAAGTCGATGTGCTCGAAGCGGCCATTACCCTCAAGCGCAAGCTCAAAATGGTGCTCAAAGGTTCCGACGAGCACTTTATTGTGATGCCAATCGACCTTGAGACCCGCGACGGCACCGAGTTTTTGCACTACGAGGCGGATCTGGAGCGCCGCTCAGTAGACATCAACACGATCGCCACCGTCGAGGTCTTCGAGGTGGAGTAGCCCCTAGACGTACTCGCTATCGACGTAGTCCGGATCGATGGGCGGGTTGTACTGGGGCTGGAAATGGTACAGCGCGAAGACGACGTTGCGGCGCACCTCGACGAGCATCTGCAGAAACAGCTCGTAGCCCTCGTTTTTGTACTCGATGAGCGGATCTTTCTGGCCGTAGCCCCTGAGACCAATCATCTCGCGCAGGCTGTCCATCTGCTGCAGGTGCTCGCGCCAGAGGGTGTCGATCTGGTTGAGGATAAAGTAGCGCTCGGCTTCGCGCATCAGATCGGGCTGGATGGCGTTGATATATTCTTCACGTGTCTCGTAGGCGAGCAGGGCCTGGCTTTTGAGATCTTCCTCCAGTTCGACCGCCGAGAATTCACCCAGCTTGACCGCGTCGAGCTGGTTTTCGAGCAGCGGAATGAGTTGCTGCAGGTCCTGGATGAGAGCAGGCAGCTCCCACTCTTCGGGGGGACGTTCGGCATTGACGTGGGCGCGGACGATCTCATCGACGGTCTGATCGATGTATTCGCGCACGACGGCGCTCAGGTCCTGGCCTTCGAGCGCCCGGCGACGCTCGGCGTAGATCGCCTTGCGCTGGTTGTTCATGACCTCGTCGTACTCGAAGACCTGCTTGCGCTGATCGTAGTAGAACGTTTCCACCTTGCGCTGGGCGTTCTCCAGGCTCTTGGTGAGCAGGCCCGATTCGATGGGCATGTCCTCTTCGACTTTAAATGCTTCCATCAGACCCGCCACCCGCTCCCCGCCAAAGATGCGCAGGAGGTTGTCGCCCAGCGAGAGGAAAAAGCGCGTCGAACCGGGGTCACCCTGGCGGCCGGAACGGCCGCGCAACTGGTTATCCACCCGCCGCGCTTCGTGGCGCTCGGTGCCGATCACGTGCAGGCCGCCCAGTTTGACGACTTCGTCGTGCTCGCGGTCGGTGACGACCTGATATTCCTTGTAGATGGCGCGGTAGATCTCGCGCAGGTGCTGAATGACCGGGTCGTCGGTGGGGCCTTTCTCCGAGGCGACAGCGATCAATTCTTCCACCTGCAAAGCCGGTTGCGAATCGGCCCCCAGCATCGCGACGGCATAATCGACGGCCGCTTTGAGTTGTTGTTTGGTAGACTCGCTCAACTCGCAAGGAAAGATCTCCGCCTTCGGCAGAGCTTTTTTCTTGCTCGTCGCCGCAAAACCGGTGCCGCGGCTGTTGCCGTTGTTCAGCAAACGCATCATCGGCGAGAAGGCATCCTCATCGTCGATCACAAGAGCCGGAAAGAGCACCTCCTTGAGCTTGAGGCGCGCCATGTATTCGGGATTGCCCCCAAGCAAAATGTCGGTACCGCGACCGGCCATATTGGTGGCGATTGTCACCCCGCCTTTGCGTCCGGCCTGGGCGACGATTTCCGATTCGCGCTCGACGTTCTCGGGCTTGGCGTTGAGCAGGTTGTGGGCGATACCCTTTTCTTTGAGCAGGGCCGAGAGCACTTCGGATTTTTCGACCGAGGTGGTGCCCACCAGTACCGGGCGCCCGTTCTTGTTCATCTCGG harbors:
- a CDS encoding hemolysin family protein, producing the protein MDSLAVQLGLVFLLIAANAFFAAAEIALVSINRARLQVLIDAGNRRARLVEKLSDDSTRFLATIQVGVTFASFFTSATAAVQLSAPLAALLVPRVGPWGEQLAFFVVTAAVSLLSLILGELVPKRIALGSAEAVALAVAYPIDWLARVSSPLVRLLSGVTDLIVRLSGQNKLPSEVGITLAEIKSTIDLAEESGTVGEQERRIIYGAVALNTRPVRTLMVPRVQLVSISANASIPEARSIAAQSGHTRLPVYIETIDTIIGILHAKDLLALNPQQEATLAVREIARPVQFVPDSKLAGGLLREMQLQRTHLVVVVDEYGGTAGVVTLEDLLEEIVGEIRDEYDAEEETEYERLEDGSGIFLARTSIATVNNVLDFELPRDSALTLRGLMEAALERAPKEGERVEVDRFELELLPDGQRITVRALPEPEQEEA
- the secA gene encoding preprotein translocase subunit SecA, with translation MAWWNKLFGDPQERKVKKYQPRVAEMNALEAEVAALSDDQLRAKTAVFQKRVADQLQGVDLDALEIRERRRRIDVALDGVISEAFAVVREAAKRVIGLRHYDVQLIGGLVLHEGQIAEMKTGEGKTLVATLPAYLNALTGRGVHIVTVNDYLARRDSEWMGQVHRFLGLSVGLIQQSMTPSERAQNYAADITYGTNSELGFDYLRDNMATNAGELVQRSFNYCIIDEVDSILVDEARTPLIISGMVAKPAEKYMRANEVATALERNTHYEVDEKQRNVTLTDEGFIAAEQMLSTEDLFSPRDPWAHFVFNAVKAKELFNKDVQYIVRNDEVVIVDEFTGRVMPGRRWSEGLHQAVEAKEMVTIQNETQTMASITYQNFFLLYPKLAGMTGTALTEEAEFGKIYSLEVTAIPTNRKVVRTDMSDQVYKTENGKWQSVAAEIAEMNKNGRPVLVGTTSVEKSEVLSALLKEKGIAHNLLNAKPENVERESEIVAQAGRKGGVTIATNMAGRGTDILLGGNPEYMARLKLKEVLFPALVIDDEDAFSPMMRLLNNGNSRGTGFAATSKKKALPKAEIFPCELSESTKQQLKAAVDYAVAMLGADSQPALQVEELIAVASEKGPTDDPVIQHLREIYRAIYKEYQVVTDREHDEVVKLGGLHVIGTERHEARRVDNQLRGRSGRQGDPGSTRFFLSLGDNLLRIFGGERVAGLMEAFKVEEDMPIESGLLTKSLENAQRKVETFYYDQRKQVFEYDEVMNNQRKAIYAERRRALEGQDLSAVVREYIDQTVDEIVRAHVNAERPPEEWELPALIQDLQQLIPLLENQLDAVKLGEFSAVELEEDLKSQALLAYETREEYINAIQPDLMREAERYFILNQIDTLWREHLQQMDSLREMIGLRGYGQKDPLIEYKNEGYELFLQMLVEVRRNVVFALYHFQPQYNPPIDPDYVDSEYV